A single window of Deltaproteobacteria bacterium DNA harbors:
- a CDS encoding GAF domain-containing protein produces MTDEPGSRSHWIATIEDLRAQLNAARSSTNWRERTDVFLSVVADAAAMLLGRRDVNELLAAMLDHACLLMGAAHAYYGAKEGDDGIRVLVGKGIMETVVGMRLPYQGVSGAAILSGRAECVHDYETWEGRSQDTGDVVVRSAIAVPLLANGQFVTGVLTLFHCGDEEGRFGDDDERLLAGFAQLASVALDNARLFETLQVELHRKDAAEKGMRESERRFAEVIDFLPEAMLAVDRKGRVIAWNRAMAELTGVGSSAVMGRGEYASSVPFYGVRRPMPIDLALRSTDDAGEEMENVVRDGESIVTEIHFPNLRPGGAYLAIRARPTRDPGGRINGAVQTIRDVTARRRMEIAVRESRERLMSHQSTLMDLTKLVATRFDDLDALFREVSAISAATLGVRRMGIRFFNEERNSLVCRERYDAATGRHTSGEEFAQARHPTYFRHLLEDRLITAHDALADPRTREFAADYFPRYGIASTMDCPIRGGGKLLGVVCHEHVGAPRRWTVEEESFAASVGDLIALALESWTRRKVERELQASIRFEDLIIGITTRFCGAASADVDAAIEIALGEIGEFAVVDRAYLFDFADGGRRFSNTHEWCAPDVTPHIADLQNLASDDFAYLVRRIHAGEVFHVPVVAELPPEAANERLEFEREGIRSILCIPIRTLDDVTGFMGFDSVREPLTWTDHQIRLLKTVASLIAVVRERARAASPG; encoded by the coding sequence ATGACCGACGAACCGGGCTCGCGATCGCACTGGATCGCGACCATCGAGGATCTGCGCGCGCAGCTTAACGCCGCGAGGTCTTCGACCAACTGGCGCGAGCGCACCGACGTCTTTTTGTCCGTCGTCGCCGACGCCGCCGCCATGCTGCTGGGCCGACGAGATGTGAACGAACTGCTCGCGGCCATGCTCGACCACGCCTGCCTGCTGATGGGCGCCGCGCACGCCTACTACGGCGCAAAGGAAGGCGACGACGGCATCCGCGTGCTCGTCGGCAAGGGCATCATGGAAACCGTCGTGGGCATGCGTCTCCCATATCAGGGCGTCAGCGGCGCGGCCATCTTGTCGGGCCGCGCGGAATGCGTGCACGACTACGAAACCTGGGAGGGGCGCAGCCAGGACACGGGCGATGTCGTGGTGCGCAGCGCGATCGCCGTGCCGCTGCTCGCCAACGGCCAGTTCGTGACGGGCGTGCTCACGCTCTTCCACTGCGGCGACGAGGAAGGACGATTCGGCGACGACGACGAACGCCTGCTCGCCGGGTTCGCTCAGCTCGCGTCGGTCGCGCTCGACAACGCGCGCCTGTTCGAGACGCTGCAGGTCGAGCTGCATCGCAAGGACGCCGCCGAAAAGGGGATGCGGGAGTCGGAACGGCGGTTCGCGGAGGTGATCGATTTTCTGCCCGAAGCCATGCTCGCCGTGGACCGCAAGGGACGCGTCATCGCGTGGAACCGCGCGATGGCCGAACTCACCGGCGTCGGGTCTTCCGCCGTGATGGGGCGCGGCGAATACGCCAGCTCCGTGCCGTTTTACGGGGTGCGCCGGCCCATGCCGATCGACCTCGCGCTGCGCAGCACCGACGACGCGGGCGAGGAAATGGAAAATGTCGTGCGCGACGGCGAGTCGATCGTCACCGAGATCCACTTTCCGAACCTGCGTCCCGGCGGCGCGTATCTGGCGATCCGCGCGCGGCCGACGCGCGACCCGGGCGGTCGCATCAACGGCGCGGTGCAGACGATCCGCGACGTCACCGCGCGGCGACGCATGGAGATCGCCGTGCGCGAGAGCCGCGAGCGGCTGATGTCGCATCAGTCCACGCTCATGGACCTGACGAAGCTCGTCGCCACGCGCTTCGACGACCTCGACGCGCTCTTTCGCGAGGTGTCGGCGATATCCGCGGCAACGCTCGGCGTTCGGCGCATGGGCATCCGGTTTTTCAACGAGGAGAGGAATTCGCTCGTTTGCCGCGAGCGGTACGACGCCGCGACGGGCAGGCACACGTCCGGCGAGGAGTTCGCGCAGGCAAGACACCCGACTTATTTCCGCCACCTGCTGGAAGACCGCCTCATCACCGCGCACGACGCACTGGCCGACCCGCGCACGCGCGAGTTTGCCGCCGACTATTTTCCGCGCTACGGAATCGCCTCGACGATGGATTGCCCGATCCGCGGCGGCGGAAAGCTGCTGGGCGTGGTGTGCCACGAGCACGTCGGGGCTCCGCGCCGGTGGACCGTGGAGGAGGAGAGCTTCGCGGCCTCGGTCGGCGACCTCATCGCGCTCGCCCTCGAGTCATGGACGCGCCGGAAGGTCGAGCGCGAGTTGCAGGCCAGCATCCGGTTCGAGGACCTCATCATCGGCATCACGACGCGCTTTTGCGGCGCGGCGAGCGCCGATGTTGATGCCGCGATCGAGATCGCGCTCGGGGAGATCGGCGAGTTCGCGGTCGTGGACCGGGCTTATCTCTTCGACTTCGCGGACGGCGGTCGGCGATTTTCGAACACGCACGAATGGTGCGCCCCGGACGTGACCCCGCATATCGCCGATCTGCAGAACCTGGCGTCGGACGACTTCGCCTATCTCGTCCGCCGCATCCACGCGGGGGAGGTCTTCCATGTCCCGGTGGTGGCGGAGCTCCCTCCCGAGGCGGCCAACGAACGCCTCGAATTCGAGCGTGAGGGCATTCGCTCGATCCTGTGCATCCCGATCAGGACACTCGACGACGTGACGGGATTCATGGGATTCGATTCGGTGCGCGAGCCGCTCACGTGGACCGACCACCAGATCCGGCTGCTGAAGACGGTCGCGTCGCTGATCGCCGTGGTGCGCGAACGCGCCCGCGCCGCATCGCCCGGCTAA
- a CDS encoding glycosyltransferase, translated as MNAESIELSVVIPTRNEAGNIAAAVRETTRVCERMGARFEVVVVDAGSADGTGQIAAEAGARVVTQVRPGYGGAIVDGFETAHGEFVLTMDADLSHPPEFIPRLWRERDGADLVIASRYVPGGFAEMPFDRYLLSKVLNAFFSITLAFPVRDQSSGFRLYRRDAVPLGDLTGADFSLLQDLLIRMHNAGRRIREVPFYYRPRVAGSSNARVFAFGISYLRTFARHWRRRHGPDAADCEFRGASSLNPVRRALLAKRYATIREAVDGCEKILIAGSGSSVFAATYPGVTALDLNEAKVRFLAGRGANAVCADARAMPFADGAFDAVVATWMVAMASGRGALAECARVLAPGGVFVVHVPDARGLTWRMIAALRAWTPLRVTMPDDMAAPDIDALARELDGFGVRVERTASLLGVECILVGRRSG; from the coding sequence GTGAATGCCGAATCGATCGAACTGTCCGTCGTGATCCCGACCCGAAATGAGGCGGGCAATATCGCCGCCGCGGTGCGCGAGACGACGCGCGTGTGCGAGCGCATGGGCGCGCGCTTCGAGGTGGTCGTGGTCGACGCGGGCAGCGCCGACGGCACGGGGCAAATTGCGGCCGAGGCGGGCGCACGCGTCGTCACCCAGGTACGGCCCGGTTACGGCGGCGCGATCGTGGACGGATTCGAGACGGCGCACGGCGAGTTCGTGCTGACGATGGACGCGGACCTGTCACATCCGCCCGAGTTCATTCCGCGGCTGTGGCGCGAGCGCGACGGCGCGGACCTCGTCATCGCGAGCCGCTACGTGCCCGGCGGATTCGCCGAGATGCCGTTTGACCGCTATCTGCTCTCGAAGGTGCTCAACGCATTCTTTTCGATCACCCTCGCGTTCCCCGTGCGCGACCAGAGCAGCGGATTCCGCCTCTATCGCCGCGACGCGGTGCCGCTCGGCGACCTGACCGGCGCGGACTTCAGCCTGCTTCAGGATTTGCTGATCCGCATGCACAACGCCGGGCGGCGTATCCGCGAGGTTCCGTTCTACTACCGCCCGCGCGTGGCGGGATCGAGCAACGCGCGCGTCTTCGCGTTCGGCATCTCGTATCTGCGCACGTTCGCGCGTCACTGGCGCCGCCGCCACGGGCCCGACGCCGCGGACTGCGAGTTTCGCGGCGCATCGAGCCTCAATCCCGTGCGCCGCGCGCTATTGGCAAAACGCTACGCGACGATCCGCGAGGCCGTGGACGGGTGTGAGAAAATTCTGATCGCGGGATCGGGCTCGTCGGTCTTCGCCGCGACCTATCCGGGCGTGACGGCCCTCGATCTGAACGAAGCCAAGGTCCGCTTTTTGGCCGGGCGCGGTGCGAACGCCGTGTGCGCCGACGCGCGGGCGATGCCGTTCGCCGACGGCGCGTTCGACGCGGTCGTCGCCACGTGGATGGTCGCGATGGCGTCGGGGCGCGGCGCGCTCGCCGAGTGCGCCCGCGTGCTCGCCCCCGGCGGCGTATTCGTCGTGCACGTGCCCGACGCGCGCGGCCTCACCTGGCGGATGATCGCGGCGCTGCGCGCCTGGACGCCGCTGCGCGTGACGATGCCGGACGACATGGCCGCGCCGGATATCGACGCGCTCGCGCGCGAACTCGACGGTTTCGGAGTCCGCGTGGAACGCACCGCCTCGCTGCTCGGCGTCGAGTGCATCCTCGTCGGGCGGAGGTCCGGTTAG
- a CDS encoding glycosyltransferase family 39 protein, producing the protein MSADAPSAGSDPERPRDAHALRATAIAAMGAATLSLVTLARLALWPYPLENFEGGCVWAARLWTAGQPLYVEPHGPLLPIFNYPPLYAGILRLADSAAHPFLAGRLVSLAAVIAIAVLAAMLARRSANARAVWIAAAVFLIVPETARLGALVRVDALASALSLAALVVGAVESPSRRRLALAALLGVAAWMTKQTAIAGPLALGLWWVVCERRRALVFGAMYAAGLGVAIAACEWASGVFLQNILGFSVTPFAWGRLAYYAGGYIRLDTAPHLLALAGFALALAARTEDGRVAPLAIYAAVTAASLVALGKEGSSHLYMFEFHAACAAGVAVGLDRARGGGASRGAMVAAAAFALLLIASIPSVSPTRNVPASDAADRMLVEALRARPGPAILENSGYALVAGTDAPDLVNPYLAHKLFARGLFDERPWLERVRDRRYALIVLESPPSAPSVVTRERFSDEFLRAVAENYAPAGRAGAYVVCVPREN; encoded by the coding sequence ATGTCCGCCGATGCCCCCTCCGCAGGCTCCGATCCGGAACGCCCGCGGGACGCACACGCGTTGCGGGCGACGGCGATCGCGGCGATGGGCGCCGCGACGCTTTCGCTCGTCACGCTCGCCCGGCTCGCGTTGTGGCCGTATCCGCTCGAAAATTTCGAGGGCGGGTGCGTGTGGGCCGCGCGGCTTTGGACCGCGGGGCAGCCGCTTTATGTCGAACCGCACGGGCCGCTGCTGCCTATTTTCAACTATCCGCCGCTCTACGCGGGGATTCTGCGCCTCGCCGACAGCGCCGCGCATCCCTTTCTCGCGGGACGCCTGGTGAGCCTCGCGGCGGTCATCGCGATCGCCGTCCTGGCCGCGATGCTCGCCCGCCGATCCGCGAACGCGCGCGCGGTGTGGATCGCCGCCGCCGTGTTCCTGATCGTGCCCGAAACCGCGCGGCTGGGAGCGCTGGTGCGCGTCGATGCCCTCGCCTCGGCGCTCTCCCTCGCCGCTCTCGTCGTCGGGGCCGTCGAATCGCCGTCGCGCCGAAGGCTCGCGCTCGCGGCGCTGCTCGGCGTCGCGGCGTGGATGACGAAACAAACGGCGATCGCGGGTCCGCTTGCGCTCGGTCTCTGGTGGGTGGTGTGTGAACGTCGCCGCGCGCTCGTGTTCGGCGCGATGTACGCGGCGGGGCTCGGCGTCGCGATCGCGGCGTGCGAATGGGCGAGCGGCGTGTTCCTGCAAAACATCCTCGGATTTTCCGTCACGCCTTTCGCGTGGGGACGCCTCGCGTATTACGCCGGCGGCTACATCCGCCTCGACACCGCGCCGCACCTGCTCGCCCTCGCGGGATTCGCTCTCGCGCTCGCCGCGCGCACCGAAGACGGGCGCGTCGCACCGCTCGCGATCTACGCGGCGGTGACCGCCGCGAGCCTCGTCGCGCTCGGCAAGGAAGGTTCGAGTCACCTTTACATGTTCGAGTTTCACGCCGCGTGCGCGGCGGGCGTCGCGGTGGGACTCGACCGCGCACGGGGCGGAGGCGCGTCGCGCGGCGCGATGGTCGCCGCCGCGGCGTTCGCGTTGCTCTTGATCGCGTCGATTCCCTCGGTCAGCCCTACGCGCAACGTTCCGGCGAGCGACGCCGCCGACCGCATGCTGGTCGAGGCGCTGCGCGCGAGGCCCGGTCCGGCGATCCTCGAAAACTCCGGCTACGCCCTTGTCGCGGGAACCGATGCGCCCGATCTCGTCAATCCTTATCTCGCGCACAAACTCTTCGCGCGCGGGCTTTTTGACGAGCGGCCCTGGCTCGAACGCGTTCGCGACCGGCGGTATGCGCTCATCGTGCTGGAAAGTCCGCCGAGCGCGCCATCGGTTGTCACGCGCGAGCGGTTTTCGGACGAATTCCTGCGCGCGGTGGCCGAAAACTACGCCCCCGCCGGGCGCGCCGGGGCGTATGTGGTGTGCGTGCCGCGCGAAAACTGA